One Megalops cyprinoides isolate fMegCyp1 chromosome 17, fMegCyp1.pri, whole genome shotgun sequence DNA window includes the following coding sequences:
- the LOC118791778 gene encoding uridine diphosphate glucose pyrophosphatase NUDT14-like codes for MDQINNIQVVPCTSSNHLKPFRVHYSQNGAKKSWDFMRTHESVSVLIFNTTSHCFILVKQFRPAVYVCEWERSKPGRAEQKEGEAELEAGPAPEEGEEQGETGAAPDLPPVSAGVTYELCAGLVDKPDVSLEEIARQGVLQECGYDVPVTKLRRITSYRSGVGVTGAKQTLFYAEVSEENHVGPVEGEPREGEAVEVVKVPLQEAMTFAYDESIPKTIGVIFSFIWFHSNMSPKYKISTNV; via the exons ATGGACCAGATTAATAATATCCAGGTCGTTCCGTGCACCAGCTCCAATCACCTGAAACCGTTCAGGGTACACTACAGCCAG AATGGTGCGAAGAAGTCGTGGGACTTCATGCGGACCCATGAGAG cgtCTCGGTCCTGATCTTCAACACCACCTCACACTGCTTCATCCTGGTCAAGCAGTTCCGCCCAG ctgtgtacgtgtgtgagtgggagaggagCAAGCCCGGCCGGGCGGagcagaaggagggagaggcagagctggAAGCAGGGCCAGCaccagaggagggggaggagcagggagagacgGGAGCCGCCCCGGACCTGCCGCCTGTGTCAGCGGGCGTGACGTACGAGCTGTGCGCAGGCCTGGTGGACAAGCCCGACGTCTCGCTGGAGGAGATTGCCCGGCAAGGGGTCCTGCAGGAGTGTGGCTACGATGTGCCTGTCACCAAACTGCGCAGGATCACCTCCTACAG GTCGGGCGTGGGTGTGACGGGTGCCAAGCAGACCCTGTTCTATGCAGAGGTGTCGGAGGAGAACCATGTGGGCCCGGTGGAGGGTGAGCCGCGGGAAGGCGAGGCTGTGGAGGTGGTCAAGGTGCCCCTGCAGGAGGCCATGACGTTTGCCTACGATGAGAGCATCCCCAAAACCATCGGGGTCATCTTCAGCTTCATCTGGTTCCACAGCAACATGTCGCCCAAGTATAAGATCTCCACCAATGTGTAG